A part of Phytoactinopolyspora mesophila genomic DNA contains:
- a CDS encoding SDR family oxidoreductase has translation MPTIENGPETREFAGKRAVVTGGSRGIGAAIVSQLLATGAEVLTTARAAAGTVPEGATFVQADVGTRAGAQTLATATQDILGGVDVLIHNAGGARPQERASAIPDEEWQAALDLNFLASVRLDSLLVPGMRERSSGAIVHVSSAAVLTPAGPFLHYTTAKAALENYSRGMAMELAPVGIRVNTVTPGRVATPGGEATREQWAEVSARMGAPLAETNADDTPPLGRDGQPDDIAHAVLFLVSDRASWLTGRNLIVDGGEFPVD, from the coding sequence ATGCCCACAATCGAAAACGGACCGGAAACGCGAGAATTCGCGGGAAAGCGGGCCGTAGTCACGGGTGGATCTCGCGGAATAGGAGCGGCCATCGTAAGCCAACTCCTGGCCACGGGCGCCGAGGTGCTCACGACCGCCAGGGCGGCGGCGGGCACAGTGCCGGAGGGGGCCACCTTCGTGCAGGCCGATGTGGGGACACGGGCTGGAGCGCAGACTCTCGCCACGGCCACGCAGGACATTCTCGGCGGGGTGGACGTCCTGATCCACAACGCCGGTGGGGCGCGACCGCAAGAACGCGCCTCGGCCATCCCCGACGAGGAGTGGCAGGCCGCGCTGGACCTGAACTTCCTCGCCTCCGTGCGGTTGGACTCGCTGCTGGTACCGGGGATGCGGGAACGGAGTTCGGGGGCGATCGTGCACGTCTCCTCGGCCGCGGTCCTTACCCCGGCAGGACCGTTCCTGCACTACACCACCGCGAAAGCGGCGCTGGAAAACTACAGCCGGGGAATGGCCATGGAGCTGGCCCCGGTCGGAATCCGGGTCAACACCGTGACTCCCGGCAGAGTCGCCACTCCCGGCGGCGAAGCAACGCGGGAGCAGTGGGCGGAGGTATCCGCACGCATGGGGGCGCCGCTGGCGGAGACCAACGCCGACGACACCCCGCCGCTGGGGCGCGATGGTCAGCCCGACGACATCGCCCACGCGGTGCTGTTCCTCGTGTCCGACCGGGCCAGCTGGCTGACCGGGAGGAATCTCATCGTGGACGGCGGCGAATTCCCCGTGGACTAA
- a CDS encoding SDR family oxidoreductase — MGKYSDKNVVITGGGRGMGFALAKLLVDGGARVVITGRSQAPLDAARERLGTNAVTVRGDVAVLSDLDALADRVKGEFGTVDALFVNAGIAPLTPFESTTEKTYDELFAINVKGAYFTVQKLAPLLSTGAGVVLTTSIANVIGMPDISIYAAGKAALRSMARSLSRELLPRGIRVNAVSPGPIDTGILENTMTEGAAEEFKAQVVANIPMQRFGTLDEFASAAAFLAFDATYTTGAEFAVDGGRTQL, encoded by the coding sequence ATGGGTAAGTACAGCGACAAGAATGTCGTGATCACGGGCGGCGGCCGCGGCATGGGATTCGCGCTGGCGAAGTTGCTGGTGGACGGCGGAGCCCGCGTGGTGATCACCGGTCGTTCTCAGGCCCCGCTCGACGCCGCGCGAGAGCGGCTCGGCACGAACGCGGTGACCGTCCGAGGTGATGTGGCTGTACTGTCCGATCTGGACGCTCTGGCCGACCGGGTGAAAGGCGAGTTCGGCACGGTCGACGCCCTCTTCGTCAATGCCGGTATCGCACCCCTCACCCCCTTCGAGTCGACGACAGAGAAGACGTACGACGAGCTGTTCGCCATCAACGTCAAAGGCGCCTACTTCACTGTGCAGAAGCTCGCCCCGCTGCTGAGCACAGGCGCCGGCGTTGTCCTCACCACGTCAATCGCGAACGTCATCGGCATGCCGGACATCAGCATCTATGCGGCAGGCAAAGCAGCGCTGCGCTCGATGGCCCGCAGCCTCTCCCGCGAGTTGCTTCCGCGCGGAATCCGGGTCAACGCGGTCAGCCCCGGTCCCATCGACACGGGAATTCTGGAGAACACGATGACCGAAGGGGCCGCCGAGGAGTTCAAAGCTCAGGTGGTCGCGAACATTCCTATGCAGCGCTTCGGCACCCTCGACGAGTTCGCCAGTGCGGCCGCATTCCTCGCCTTCGATGCCACATACACCACCGGCGCAGAGTTCGCCGTCGACGGAGGCCGTACCCAGCTCTGA
- a CDS encoding LysR family transcriptional regulator, producing MSLRQYEYALAVAEEGSVTAAAELLHVAQPSISQQIRGLERELGVSLFARTPTGLVPTVVGRAFLREAEVAVNASRRARATAQAGADELVGELVASVQMGFGTRQLPSALGELRRRFPRLEVTVFEEPSSADLERLARRGVLDLALMAECKQTPDDAHHLGDEEFVVVLGTGHRKLAADRVELHDLEGEPWVRFDRDSALDGVLRDVLRTSEVTPTTAARVSQTATAARWAADGLGVTLIPASAVPHGYEHLARPVFPAVSQPVVAVVRHDPGPAETALLELLRQEAWSQSVPLASVG from the coding sequence ATGAGCCTTCGTCAGTACGAGTACGCCCTGGCCGTTGCCGAGGAGGGCTCGGTGACCGCGGCGGCTGAACTGCTGCACGTCGCTCAACCGTCGATATCCCAGCAGATCCGCGGCCTGGAGCGGGAACTCGGCGTGAGCCTGTTCGCCCGCACGCCGACCGGACTGGTTCCCACCGTGGTCGGCCGCGCGTTCCTGCGGGAGGCGGAGGTCGCGGTGAACGCGTCACGGCGGGCGCGCGCGACGGCCCAGGCCGGAGCCGATGAGCTGGTGGGCGAGCTGGTGGCCTCGGTGCAGATGGGCTTCGGCACGCGGCAGCTTCCGAGCGCGCTTGGCGAGCTGCGTCGCCGCTTCCCGCGGCTGGAGGTCACCGTCTTCGAGGAACCGAGCTCCGCTGATCTGGAAAGGCTGGCACGCCGGGGCGTGCTGGACCTCGCACTGATGGCAGAGTGCAAGCAGACCCCCGACGACGCCCACCACCTGGGCGACGAGGAGTTCGTCGTGGTGCTGGGCACCGGGCACCGGAAGCTCGCCGCGGACCGGGTCGAGCTGCACGACCTGGAGGGTGAGCCCTGGGTAAGGTTCGACCGCGACAGCGCGCTCGATGGCGTGCTGCGCGACGTGCTACGGACCAGCGAGGTGACCCCAACCACGGCCGCCCGCGTCTCCCAGACGGCGACGGCCGCGCGCTGGGCCGCCGACGGGCTAGGGGTGACGCTGATCCCGGCCTCCGCAGTGCCCCACGGTTACGAGCACCTCGCGCGCCCGGTGTTCCCGGCCGTGTCGCAGCCCGTCGTCGCCGTGGTCCGGCATGACCCGGGCCCCGCGGAGACGGCCCTGCTCGAACTGCTGCGCCAGGAGGCTTGGTCGCAGTCCGTTCCCCTCGCATCGGTGGGATGA
- a CDS encoding nucleotidyl transferase AbiEii/AbiGii toxin family protein has protein sequence MRYGTAPAFRRALEDRLKARAGGDGARIARDRKRVVFDRFLARLVDVAPGEWVLKGGFALDLRLEDRARSTKDIDLAWQTGADELLDTLIDVATHDLGDFFTFAVERTQEPPERFGGAYRFRAAANLAGRTFETFVLDVGDAREAVGVEVLTTPDLLGFAGIEPVAVPTIPIAVQVAEKLHAYTRVYEGGRVSSRAKDLVDLALIAQLFALDAGQSVRAIEDVFATRATHQPPRTVPAPPAQWRAPFGQLAQAVGLDHNIEAGHSVVAAMLDPVLNEQIRIGTWSPDAQQWVIAAS, from the coding sequence GTGAGGTATGGCACCGCGCCGGCGTTCCGCCGCGCTCTCGAGGATCGCCTGAAAGCGCGGGCAGGCGGGGACGGCGCACGTATCGCGAGGGACCGCAAGCGCGTTGTGTTCGACCGGTTCCTGGCGCGTCTCGTGGACGTAGCGCCGGGGGAGTGGGTGCTCAAGGGCGGGTTCGCGCTCGACTTGCGACTAGAGGACCGTGCACGGTCGACCAAGGACATCGATCTGGCATGGCAGACCGGCGCGGATGAGCTGCTCGACACTCTGATCGACGTGGCTACCCATGATCTCGGTGACTTCTTCACCTTCGCCGTGGAACGCACACAGGAGCCTCCCGAGCGGTTCGGTGGGGCTTACCGCTTCCGAGCCGCGGCGAATCTGGCCGGCCGCACGTTCGAGACGTTCGTGCTCGATGTCGGCGACGCGCGTGAGGCTGTCGGAGTTGAGGTCTTGACGACTCCTGACTTGCTCGGCTTCGCGGGCATCGAACCTGTCGCGGTGCCGACGATTCCGATCGCCGTGCAGGTGGCAGAGAAGCTGCATGCGTACACCCGTGTTTATGAAGGTGGGCGGGTCAGTAGTCGGGCCAAAGATCTCGTCGATCTCGCTCTCATTGCGCAGCTGTTCGCCCTCGACGCTGGGCAGTCGGTGCGAGCCATCGAAGATGTGTTCGCCACGCGTGCCACGCACCAACCACCACGGACCGTGCCGGCGCCGCCTGCGCAATGGCGGGCACCGTTCGGCCAGCTGGCACAGGCCGTCGGCTTGGATCACAATATCGAGGCTGGCCATAGCGTGGTAGCGGCGATGCTCGATCCGGTCCTCAACGAACAGATCCGGATCGGAACGTGGAGCCCCGACGCACAGCAGTGGGTCATCGCCGCTTCCTGA
- a CDS encoding type IV toxin-antitoxin system AbiEi family antitoxin domain-containing protein, with protein sequence MSDIDHDRLYQQAEAQAGYFTAGQAAEAGMDPSTLRYHARPGGRYERARRGLYRLRHFPSSPVEHIMAAWLPLRSAEAVVSHASALELHELSDMVPDVVHVSVPRAKRGQRPRPGVRIHTLVEPLDSREVRMVAGVAVTSPERSIIDCLEDGAQPEQIELAIRQSLARGLTTRRRLHTMAVRRSRRVREFVDDTMEVQV encoded by the coding sequence ATGTCGGACATCGATCACGACAGGCTGTATCAGCAAGCGGAGGCGCAGGCCGGGTACTTCACGGCGGGCCAGGCGGCGGAGGCAGGGATGGACCCGAGTACGCTGCGATATCACGCTCGGCCGGGTGGCCGGTATGAGCGGGCCCGCAGAGGGCTGTATCGGCTGCGGCATTTCCCGTCGAGTCCGGTCGAGCACATTATGGCGGCGTGGTTACCCCTGCGGTCCGCTGAAGCGGTCGTGTCGCACGCGAGCGCGCTGGAGCTGCATGAGCTGTCCGATATGGTCCCGGATGTTGTTCATGTGTCGGTGCCGCGGGCTAAACGTGGCCAGAGGCCGCGGCCTGGGGTGCGGATTCACACTCTGGTTGAGCCTCTTGACTCCCGGGAGGTTCGCATGGTGGCTGGGGTGGCGGTGACCAGTCCGGAGCGCAGCATCATCGATTGTCTCGAGGACGGTGCCCAGCCCGAGCAGATCGAGCTGGCCATTCGGCAATCCCTCGCTCGAGGACTGACCACCAGGCGACGACTGCACACGATGGCGGTCCGCCGGTCGAGGCGTGTGCGTGAGTTCGTGGACGACACGATGGAGGTGCAGGTGTGA